One Setaria italica strain Yugu1 chromosome II, Setaria_italica_v2.0, whole genome shotgun sequence DNA segment encodes these proteins:
- the LOC101762637 gene encoding transcription factor bHLH49 isoform X1 → MAVASNLPRLVIHVAGLWSILWSISCLARAPLMFRQEKRQLLGDEMVGGRRGCSCSSSCDGAERKLLARVLYSSCEQDQPMDMNESGEKGMEGNASSAGAGIPVEWQTQFSAAAFACPQAQQHQGPMMDSAFATAGMWASTSQAMVLSDVGGAMSATRGGGGFLAPVPGFLPQGLGHFPVDSGFIERAARASCFGGGGGGGVMGGAGFGAADQHMNGAFSGSSEALLDHQRKDGNEKGEPELGRNGHDGVPSSEAAGGDCSSKGTSDSKKRRRPNEVMGGDQVQSSNLPADSANESVHSKDKGEESSPATTTGKSKGKGAKETSESQKEDYIHVRARRGQATNSHSLAERLRREKISERMKLLQDLVPGCSKVTGKAVMLDEIINYVQSLQRQVEFLSMKLATVNPRLDLNIEGLLSKDLLRFPGVSSSSLGFSPEMIHPQLQLSQPGLIQGGAAGMANPDVFRRIIQAQLSAKDGSQMPHALNGPFSDVAQMGYPSLGSSAQDLSIRPSQDGFQM, encoded by the exons ATGGCCGTGGCTAGTAATCTACCAAGACTTGTTATCCACGTAGCCGGCCTGTGGTCCATTCTATGGTCCATTTCCTG CTTGGCGAGGGCGCCACTAATGTTTAGGCAGGAGAAAAGGCAGCTGCTGGGAGACGAGATGgtgggaggacgacgaggctgcagctgcagcagcagctgtgaTGGTGCTGAAAGAAAG CTGCTCGCTCGGGTACTCTACTCAAGTTGTGAGCAAGATCAACCGATGGACATGAACGAGAGCGGCGAGAAAGGGATGGAGGGCAACgcgtcctccgccggcgccggcatccCGGTGGAGTGGCAGACCCAATtcagcgccgccgcctttgCGTGCCCTCAGGCACAGCAGCATCAGGGCCCCATGATGGACTCCGCGTTCGCGACCGCCGGCATGTGGGCGTCCACCTCCCAGGCCATGGTGCTCtccgacgtcggcggcgccaTGTCCGCcacgcggggcggcggcggcttcttgGCGCCGGTGCCCGGGTTCCTCCCGCAGGGCCTCGGCCATTTCCCCGTCGACTCCGGCTTCATCGAGCGCGCCGCGCGGGCGTcctgcttcggcggcggcggcggcggcggggtgatgGGCGGCGCCGGCTTCGGCGCGGCTGATCAGCACATGAACGGCGCGTTCAGTGGCTCCTCCGAGGCGCTCCTGGATCACCAGAGGAAGGACGGCAACGAGAAGGGCGAGCCGGAGCTCGGCCGGAACGGCCACGACGGGGTGCCGAGCTCGGAGGCCGCCGGAGGGGACTGCTCGTCCAAAGGGACGTCGGACTCCAAGAAGAGGAGAAGGCCAAACGAG GTGATGGGAGGCGATCAGGTTCAATCCTCCAACCTGCCCGCGGATTCGGCAAACGAGAGCGTGCACAGCAAGGACAAAGGCGAGGAGAGCAGCCCGGCAACAACCACCGGCAAGTCGAAAGGGAAGGGGGCGAAAGAGACCTCCGAGTCCCAGAAGGAAGACTACATCCATGTCCGGGCTCGGCGCGGACAGGCGACCAACAGCCACAGCCTTGCAGAAAGG TTGAGAAGGGAGAAGATTAGCGAGAGGATGAAGCTTCTGCAGGACCTTGTTCCCGGCTGCAGCAAA GTCACTGGGAAGGCGGTGATGCTTGACGAGATCATCAATTATGTTCAGTCCCTGCAAAGACAAGTTGAG TTCCTATCGATGAAGCTTGCGACAGTAAACCCAAGGCTTGACCTCAACATAGAAGGGCTTCTGTCGAAAGAT CTTCTTCGCTTCCCTGGTGTCTCTTCATCTTCCCTCGGATTCTCCCCAGAGATGATCCACCCACAACTACAGCTATCGCAACCAGGCCTGATTCAGGGGGGCGCTGCTGGCATGGCCAATCCAGACGTGTTCAGGAGAATCATACAGGCACAGCTAAGTGCTAAAGACGGATCTCAG
- the LOC101762637 gene encoding transcription factor bHLH49 isoform X2 — MVHFLLLARVLYSSCEQDQPMDMNESGEKGMEGNASSAGAGIPVEWQTQFSAAAFACPQAQQHQGPMMDSAFATAGMWASTSQAMVLSDVGGAMSATRGGGGFLAPVPGFLPQGLGHFPVDSGFIERAARASCFGGGGGGGVMGGAGFGAADQHMNGAFSGSSEALLDHQRKDGNEKGEPELGRNGHDGVPSSEAAGGDCSSKGTSDSKKRRRPNEVMGGDQVQSSNLPADSANESVHSKDKGEESSPATTTGKSKGKGAKETSESQKEDYIHVRARRGQATNSHSLAERLRREKISERMKLLQDLVPGCSKVTGKAVMLDEIINYVQSLQRQVEFLSMKLATVNPRLDLNIEGLLSKDLLRFPGVSSSSLGFSPEMIHPQLQLSQPGLIQGGAAGMANPDVFRRIIQAQLSAKDGSQMPHALNGPFSDVAQMGYPSLGSSAQDLSIRPSQDGFQM; from the exons ATGGTCCATTTCCTG CTGCTCGCTCGGGTACTCTACTCAAGTTGTGAGCAAGATCAACCGATGGACATGAACGAGAGCGGCGAGAAAGGGATGGAGGGCAACgcgtcctccgccggcgccggcatccCGGTGGAGTGGCAGACCCAATtcagcgccgccgcctttgCGTGCCCTCAGGCACAGCAGCATCAGGGCCCCATGATGGACTCCGCGTTCGCGACCGCCGGCATGTGGGCGTCCACCTCCCAGGCCATGGTGCTCtccgacgtcggcggcgccaTGTCCGCcacgcggggcggcggcggcttcttgGCGCCGGTGCCCGGGTTCCTCCCGCAGGGCCTCGGCCATTTCCCCGTCGACTCCGGCTTCATCGAGCGCGCCGCGCGGGCGTcctgcttcggcggcggcggcggcggcggggtgatgGGCGGCGCCGGCTTCGGCGCGGCTGATCAGCACATGAACGGCGCGTTCAGTGGCTCCTCCGAGGCGCTCCTGGATCACCAGAGGAAGGACGGCAACGAGAAGGGCGAGCCGGAGCTCGGCCGGAACGGCCACGACGGGGTGCCGAGCTCGGAGGCCGCCGGAGGGGACTGCTCGTCCAAAGGGACGTCGGACTCCAAGAAGAGGAGAAGGCCAAACGAG GTGATGGGAGGCGATCAGGTTCAATCCTCCAACCTGCCCGCGGATTCGGCAAACGAGAGCGTGCACAGCAAGGACAAAGGCGAGGAGAGCAGCCCGGCAACAACCACCGGCAAGTCGAAAGGGAAGGGGGCGAAAGAGACCTCCGAGTCCCAGAAGGAAGACTACATCCATGTCCGGGCTCGGCGCGGACAGGCGACCAACAGCCACAGCCTTGCAGAAAGG TTGAGAAGGGAGAAGATTAGCGAGAGGATGAAGCTTCTGCAGGACCTTGTTCCCGGCTGCAGCAAA GTCACTGGGAAGGCGGTGATGCTTGACGAGATCATCAATTATGTTCAGTCCCTGCAAAGACAAGTTGAG TTCCTATCGATGAAGCTTGCGACAGTAAACCCAAGGCTTGACCTCAACATAGAAGGGCTTCTGTCGAAAGAT CTTCTTCGCTTCCCTGGTGTCTCTTCATCTTCCCTCGGATTCTCCCCAGAGATGATCCACCCACAACTACAGCTATCGCAACCAGGCCTGATTCAGGGGGGCGCTGCTGGCATGGCCAATCCAGACGTGTTCAGGAGAATCATACAGGCACAGCTAAGTGCTAAAGACGGATCTCAG